The genomic window ATCGTAATGTTGGGCACGAAATGGCCATCCATCACGTCTATGTGGATCAAATCGATGCCCGCCTGTTCAATCTTTTTAATTTCTTCTTCCAGCCGGACGGGGTTAGCGCCAAGAATAGACGCTGCGATTTTGATTCCTGGTTGCATATACTTTCCTGATTAAATCGTTTCAAAAACCCGATTGTTGCCGCGTTTCGGTTTTCCTCTGTCCCGCGCTGCTCAGGATGGGACAGACTGGCCGTCCCTCGGGCTCTTCCTCCGGTCTGACAAAGAAGCAATTCCCGGAAGTTCTCCCCCTTCTAATAATTTCAGGAATGCCCCACCCCCCGTGGAAATAAACGACACTTCATGTGTTTTCCCTGATTTGTGGAACGCCATATCGGTATCACCGCCTCCAACGATGGTTGAGGCATGAGAGCTTGTCACGGCATCCACCATGGCATACGTCCCGCGGCTGAAGGCGTCAAGTTCAAACGCGCCCATCGGTCCATTCCAGACTATGGTCTTTGCATCCTGAAGGGCTTCAATGAATAGCTTTGTTGTGGCAGGGCCGATATCAAGGGCGATCCATTTATCCGGGATCTCCTGATAGGGGACGACCTTTGTTTCTGCTTGTCCGTCAAAAGTTTCTGCAACGACAAAGTCAACCGGCAGATACAGTTTCGTTCCGTTTTTTCTGGAGATGTCCATCAGGTTTTTTACCACATCGAGCATGCTGTCTTCAACCAGAGACTTTCCGACACAAAAGCCCTGTGCCTTGAGGAAGGTGAACGCCATTGCGCCTCCAATAAGGACCTTGTCCATCTTTTTGGACAGATTTTCAACGATCTTTATCTTGTCAGAAACCTTTGCGCCGCCAAGCAGCGCCACGACCGGCCGCATGGGGTTATTCACGGCCTTCTCAAAATAGTCCATCTCTTTTTTGAGGAGGAACCCTGCTGCCGAGGGTACATGATCATCAACGCCAATCATTGATGCATGCTTGCGGTGGCAGTTTCCAAAGGCGTCCTGAATAAATACCTCGCACAGGCTGGCCAGCTCTTTTGCAAACGTCGGGTCGTTTTTTTCTTCACCGGGATGAAACCGTAAGTTTTCAAGCACCATCACATCGCCGCAGCGCATTTCATCAATCTGCTTTTTTACCGCTGGACCAATACAATCCCCTGCCAGGGTAACCTTGACCTTTTCGCTGAGAAAGCGTTGCAGTCGTCTCGCCACGGGTTTAAGGCTGTATTTGGGGATTGCCTTCCCCTCCGGCCTGCCAAGATGTGAAGCGATAATGACCTTGGCCTCCTCATCCAGCAGGTAGTTAATGGTTGGCAGAGTGGCCCTGATCCTGGTATCGTCGGTAATATTTCCTTCGTCGTCCAGGGGCACATTATAATCTGTACGCACCATTACCCGTTTTCTTCGCACATCGATGTCTTTAATAAATAGTTTATACATAAAATAGTGGCTGGCTTTATGATCGATAATTTTTATGAATCTTATTGACGGGCGACTAACTCTATAAGGTCTACCATACGATTTGAAAATCCCCATTCATTGTCATACCAGGCGACCACCTTTACCATACGTTTGTCAATGATATACGTGAGGGCGGCATCAAAGATGCTTGAATGGGTATTCCCAATAATATCTGAAGAGACGATGGGGTCGGTGCAATATTCCAGGATACCCTTCAATTCGCCCTCGGCGGCCTTTTTCATGGCTGCATTAACGGCTTCTACGGTGATATCCTTTGAAACGATTGCAACTAAATCCGTTACGGAACCATTCACAACGGGTACGCGCATGGCCAGGCCATCCAGCTTGCCCTTCAATGCAGGAATTACCTCGCCAATGGCCTTTGCAGCTCCGGTTGTCGTTGGAATGATATTTACCGCAGCAGCCCTTGCGCGTCTGAGGTCTTTATGAATGAGGTCGCTAATACGCTGGTCGTTGGTATATGCATGAATCGTGGTCATAAGCCCCTTTTCGATGCCGAAATTATCATTCATCACCTTTGCCAGGGGCGCCAGGCAATTTGTTGTGCATGAGGCATTGGACACAATCTTGTGCTCCGGCTTCAGATCCTTGTTATTCACTCCAATGACGATCGTAGCGTCGATCTTGTCTTTTGCAGGCGCAGAAAGAATCACCTTTTTGGCTCCCGCGTCCAGGTGTTTTGCGCATTCCGCCCGTGAGGTGAAGATCCCGGTTGATTCGATGGCAATATCCACGCCAAGCGCTTTCCACGGTAACTTTGTGGGGTCCTTTTCCATGAGCAGGGCGACTTCTTTGCCATTGACAAGCAATGACTTTTCCTTCGCCTCGACGCTGCCATTAAATTTTCCGTGTACCGAGTCGTACTTCAACAAAAGCGCCAGCGATTTCGCATCGGCCAGGTCGTTAATAGCCAAAACATCAATTCCTCCCCGTTGCGCGATTGCCCGAAAGACATTTCGTCCGATTCTTCCAAAACCATTTATACCAACCTTTATAGCCATAATTTATATCCTTTTGCTTTCCTGATACTAAGGAGAGAAGCCACCGTCATACGAAAATATCAGTGATTATAAAAAGACAAACAAAGACGAATTATTTTAGCACCTTGGTATAATTTGTCAAGCAATTTCATGATGCTGATTTCATAATGCGGCACAGTCGCAACCAAAAAGTTCAACCATAAAGAACGCAAAGTTTTATACAAAGATCACAAAGAAAACATCATAGAAAAAAGAAGTTTTTATGAAATAATACTATGATGCAACGTAGCTGTAACCAGGTCTTCCTTGCTTGAAAAGGAAGACACTGTTGTCTCCATAAGAAATGGGGTGAAGGAGGGGTAACACTTGCAAAAATTGTCAATTTGTTTTGCAAATGGAAAAAATACGATTAAAATCTGATAACGTAGCGCAGCCTGGCCGCACCCAAGACTCCACTGATAAGAGAGGACTGAAGGATGTATTCGAGATCTTACATAAAAAGGAAGTTTTATACTATGCAGAAAGGCGACAAGGTGTTTTCTCAAATATTTATCCGTTTTGTAATCAACCCCGGAGGCATTGCCATTTCTTATGTCTGAATCAAAAAACCTCTTCCGTTCCGTAAGGATTATCAGTGTCTGTACCCTTTTGAGCCGTATCCTCGGCCTGGCAAGGGACATGATCTGCGCCGGTATTTTTGGGACAAGCATGGTATGGGACGCCTTTACGGTTGCCTTTAAGATCCCGAATCTGTTTCGCCGCCTCTTTGGTGAAGGCGCCCTCAGCGCCGCCTTTATTCCCATCTTTACCGAACAGATCGAAAAGCGCGGCAGGGAAGAGGCCTTCGTCTTTTTTAACGTTGTAGCCACTGCCCTCGTCGTTATTTTGGGTAGTATTGTCCTGCTGGGCGAAGGGTCTTTTTTCGTCATTCCGCGGTTATTCCAGATGGAGGAAAAATGGCAACTCATCCTGAAGCTGCTCATTATCATGTTTCCCTACGTCTTCTTCATCTGCCTGGTTGCCTTTATGGGCGCGGTGCTAAACACCCTGCGTCATTTTTTTTTGCCTGCCTTTGCGCCGGTTGTTATGAATGTCTGCTGGATTATTGGCGCCGTTGTGGCCCCCTATACCGGAAAGACGCTGGGTGTCATGATCTACGCGGTTGCCATATCGACCTTTCTTTCCGGTCTTGTCCAGGTGGTGATTCACTTCCCTGCGCTACGGAAACAAGGGTTGTCCTACCGGTTTCTTCCCAGATTTTCCCATCCGGGATTGAAGCTGGTATTGATCCGCATGGCCCCCATTGTCTTCGGGCTGGGCATTGTGCAGATCAATGTCCTGCTCGACAGCGTGATTGCCGTTGGGTTTTCCTCGTCGCAGGGCGGGCCGGACACCTTTACCTTTGCAGGGCTGACCGTTCCTTTTCCCATGAAGGCAGGCGCCGCCTCGGTGCTCTATTACAGCGACCGGCTGATCCAGTTCCCCCTGGGGGTATTTGGCATCGCCATGGCAACCGCCGTGTTTCCCCTCTTTTCCACCCATGCAGTCAGGGAAGACTGGGGCAATTTTTCGATGGCCTTCAATAAGGCGTTAAAATTTATCCTCTTCATTGGGATTCCGGCGTCGCTGGGCATTATTGTCCTCCGTGAGCCGATCATCGATCTCTTGTACCGGAGGAATCAGTTTGATGCGGAATCGGCTTACCGGACGTCGCGTGTTATACTCTTTTATGCCATTGGTATCTGGGCGTATTGCGGCCTGCATGTCTTGATCCGGGCTTTTTACTCCGTGAAAGACACCGTTACCCCGGTGAGGGTTGGAGCCGCCTGCGTGGGGCTAAATCTCGTGTTAAATCTTTCGCTTATCTGGGTATTGCAGGAAGGCGGTCTCGCCCTTTCTACCGCTATCAGTTCCATGACACAAATCGTTGTTTTGAGCATCATCTTGCAAAAAAGACTTCGGATTAAGATTGGCAATGAGGTCTTTGTCTCCTTCCAGAAAATTGTCGTTGCTTCCCTGGCAATGGCAGGCGCCGGTTGGTTTGCCCTCAGGATGTTTCCTGAGGTAAATGGTGGAGGAAGTCTCTGCTTTAAAGGACTCCGGCTTTTCATCCCGATGCTGTCGGCTTTAGCTGCATTTGCGGCGACCTCTTTTCTGCTCAAATTGGAAGAGTTTGGCTATCTGGTCAGACTGTCCTTAAGAAAAGTTTGATGGCTTGCAACAGGGCGCACAGCGTGCGTAAAGAACGGAATTATCGTAAACGCATAACGCAGCACAGCCACAACCAAAAAAGTTCAACCGCCGAGTAGGCAAGGGGGAGTTTCACCCCCCAAGCCTCTCACAGAACCGTACGTGACAGTCTCCCGTCATACGGCTCGTGTTATTCTTGATACGCCTCAACAGTATCCCATTTTCCAGTGATAAAACAACTCTGGGTTAGCTTGTTTTATCAAATTGAGTTTCGCCACTGATTTCCGATAGCCAATCTTGTGCTTTTTCCTGAGCCACTTGATTAGTCTCCTGTCTATCATCAGTAACGTGTTTCTTAGGCTTCTTATGCTGTATTTACCATAATACGCTATCCATCCTCGAAGTTTGGCATTGGGGAGTTTTGCTATGCTTGACACTTCCACCACGGTGTTACTCCAAAGTCTCATTTCTCTTATTACTTCTCGGATTCGCTTCTGGTTGGATTGACTTATCTCGGCTGCAAATGCTTTATACTGCTTACCATCCTTGATGCTCTTTCTTGCTCCTGGCTGATAACTGAATCCTAAAAATTCAAATTTGACTACTTCATGGCTTCCCTTACGCCTGTAGTCACTACAGTAAGCAATGCGTATCTTTTCCTCTTTGATTTTCAACTTCACTTCTGCAAGTCTCTCCTTTATCGTCTCAAGCACTCTCTCTGCCTCAGCTTTGCTTGTGCAGTGTACCACAACATCGTCTGCATATCTCACAAAACTCGCCTTCGGATAGTGTTTGGATAGCCACACATCAAGCGTAAAATGCAGATAGAGATTTGCAAGTAAAGGGCTGATTACTCAGGGTAACGTCAAGGTCATGCTAGTATACAGACATATTAATTGCGAATTATATATTGTGGGCAATTATAGTTATATAGTGCTGCAAAACAGCATTTATATGTTTCGTTATTAATATGTCTCTACACTAGTCGCGGGGGCGACTTGGGAACGACTCTACAATGCCTTCAATGGCCAGGAATACGACGACCTTGTAAGAAAGTTTGACTTCGATACATAGCGTCTTAAGTAATTGCGCATAAGCGCCTGAGCCGTGTAGGGTAGACATCGCCTACCACGTATTTCGAATGCATGTGGGTAATTTGTGCGGATGTGGAATGGATGAAATGGTTGGGAGCGATCTTAACATTGAACGGATTTTGGTAATGGTGGGTCGTGCTTGCATTACTTCACATTTTACCGCATTTGATCTGGCAGGCGGTGCCTTGCCCTACAGAAAAATTGTGTGGATACACAAATTGTAGTTGAGGCACGAAACCCAACATTTCCAAAGATATCAGGTTAGAGGTGTTGGGTTTCACTGACTTTCTACCAACCTACACAACTCGGTATTAAAGGAGATGCTATTGGAATTTATTCTTTCATTGGTTCAAATACGCGTTCGACTTTATATCGCGCGATATTTCTCTTTCCGCCACGCCCTTTCGCCTTAACCCGACTTTCGCAATTCGAGGGGTATACAACCCGCTAAGCCAGGAAAATCAAGGGGTCATGTAAAAAGGTCGGCACTACAGGCCGACCTGCCCGGATACGTAAACCTTGGGCGGCGGTTGTTCAGGAAGCGTTAATCCCAACTGCGCCAAAAGGAGTAAAACGTCCTTCTCCGGCTGGGTATAACGGCTCATGACAATATGACGGCCATCCGTGGTCGGTAAATGAACGTCTATCATTTGAATGCCCGACAGTTTTTCCAAAATCGCTTCAGACGTCAGCCCTCCGGCCCTCCCCCGCGCAAGATTGCGCAGTGTCGTGTGGAGACAAAAAGCCAAAAAGGAAACAAAGATATGGGCTTCAATTCTCCGTTCCAATTGATGCCATAGGGGGCGGACGGAAAGAGACCCCTTCAAGTCCTTAAATGCCTGTTCTATCCGTGTCAACAGCAAATAATTTTCCCAGACGGTTTCTGGCGCGGTGGCCTGCATGTTGGAACGAAGCAAATAACGCCCCTCGCGCCGATACGCCTGCCTCAGGCGTTCCCGATCCAAACTGAACCGGAACGTATTCTCATTGACCGGTTCCTGCGGTTTGGGAATGGAGATCGTGACCAGTCTGTAGTCTCGTCCGGCTTCTTTCTTTAACGCGCCAATATGCATGAGCAGGTCATCGCGCGTGAGGGCTTTTCGATTGCGAAGTTCGCGCAGGCCCATCCACAAACGTCTGAGTCTGCGCCTACGCATGGCACGCTCCTTAGACACCCGGTCATGGCTTTCCACGTAAACGTAAAACTCCGATTCCTGCCGAAGAACTTTCACGCGGACACTCTCCCTCGCCTGCATCCAGGTTTGTTCGAGTAGCGGTTTTTCTACTCGCGTCAAATGTCCCTTCGGAGTCCCAACCAAATAATCAATCCCGCGCTCACGCATCTTTTCCAACATCTCCTCCGTTGGAATACCGCGATCCATAAGCCAGGTGCGCCGGAATTTCCCATACTGCTTTTCAATCCGATCCAGAAATTCCTCCAGCGTTGCGGTGTCTCTGGTATTGCCCGGATACACTTCGTAGGCAACGGGAAATCCTTCCGGCGTTAACACCAATGCCACTACCACCTGCACGCAATCCGAACGGTTGTCCCGACTGTATCCAAAACGCTTCTTACTTCCCGATACAGCCGGAGGTGGGTCACTTTCAAAATACGTACTCGTCAAATCATACAGCAGCACATCGTACTTCGCCCCAAAGAGCTTGCCCCACTTCTCCTTTAAATAGGCAAACAGCTCGTCCCGATGCTCAAGCAACAAATCCAAACAACGATACGCCTTGTCCTTCTGCGCCAGGGAATAATCCTCTCCCAGCAGATCGCCTGTTGCGCTGCGCACGTACCACTCACGGTGAAAACGAAATTCGCTTCCCGGATCGGTCAACCGGTAACAGACAAGCGCCTTCAGGATATTCAGCCAGCTTGTTCCCTTCCGGCTTGACGGCAGACGCATCCTCCAGAATGTGTCCAGTTCCAGCATATTCCATACATACAATCCCAACCAGCTTGCTCCCCACTCCCGCGGATGGCGCAGCTCTATTTTGTCCAACCTCACCCGAACTGTCTCACCATCCGGTATCGGCATGGCTTCCCGGTCATCCGGAAACAATGCCAGTTGTCTTGGCCTGGGTTCTTTACCCGACACCGCCTCTATCGTCCGAACCCACCCAGCCCGTTGATTGTCATTGAGTTCTCCCAAATAGAGAACCTGCCGCTGCACCACCCTTCTTCCGCTGACCCGGCGGTTCTCTACCACGCTCCAATAACGGTGGGTTTTCCCATCTTTCGTTCGTGTCTTTTCCCGGAGAAACATGCGAGCATTTTCGCACTTCCTCCTGCATGCGTCAAGAGGGTAGGTCGGCACTACAAGCCGTTTTGAAAATTCACCCCTTGAATATCACGGGTTTCCTGGCGACTCTTGCCCAAAAATAAACTTTTTTGGGCGCGAATTGCGAAAGTCGGGTTAACAGGCATATCTTTATCCATAAAGTCAAGTTCGGCATTATCTGGAATAGTATCAATAATCTCAGGATGGTCAATTATTTGTCTTATAAAATCAAAGGTCATTCCAATGTTTCTTTCTGCATACTCTTTTTTAGTCATTCTTTCATTCCCTTTTTGAATCTTTCTTTATACCATTCCCATCTGTCTTTTATGTCCTGTACTGCATAGGTTAAAGCATCCTTCAAATTTTGTATCTGAATTATCTGCTTTATTAATAATGTAGAAAACCACGTCCTGTGGGCGTGGTCAGAGAACAACGGCTATGCCAGTTATCCCCTTCGATAAGTATGATGGAACTGGTTTTCGCCATGCCGGTATTTTCCCAAAGAGATGTTCAATTTTGAGTATAAAACGTTGAAAATACAAATAGGCTTACCGCTCATATCTCAAAGAGGCATTTTGGTTGCATGAAAACGAATCGCAGTTAGTTCTGCACACTACGGGAATTACTTAGTGTTTGAACGGAAACCCCCCAGAGCCCTGTAAAGTAAGGAGAAGCTGGTGAAAAATGTTCATGAAAGTCATTGAATTTTTTCGGGTAAAAGGGTAAAATATGGCGAAAATGAAGGGATTCTGGGTATAAAGAGTCCAAATATTCGGTTCATTAACCCACTAGCCAAAGGACATTCGATAGAAGATGAGAAAGAGATTTGAGCAGCAATTGAAGCTTGGCATCATACCCATTTCAGGGGTAAAACTGCCAATAAAGAGTCGAGATGAGCTACCACCGATACTGAGGGCGTTGCAACATATCTATGTTACACCGGAGTTGAACGAGGAGGTATTCCGGATATTAGAGGCGAAGGTAACGAAGGGGAAGAAAAAGACGGGAAGATATGGGATGGATTTATGGCATATTTTGGTGTTGTCGGTGGTAAGATTAGGGTTAGATGCCGATTATGACAGGTTGGAGGATTTTGCCAACCATCACAAACTTATCAGGCAGATAATGGGGGTTGAGACGGCATTTGGAGAGGCGAAGGTTTTTTCGATGCAGAGCATCAAGGACAATATAAGATTGTTGGATGAGGAGACCCTCAGGCAGATAAATGAAGTGGTGATATCATCGGGGCATCAGTTGGTTAAAAAAAAGGACGAAGGACTGTGTATTAAGGTGGATACGTATGTGTTAGAGACGAATGTACACTTTCCGGCCGATATGAATTTATTGTGGGATGCGGGACGCAAGAGTCTGGACATGATAGAGGATGCAATAGAGGAAGGCATCCTGGCGGGGAAAGGATGGCGCAAGAGCAAATATTGGAGGAGAGAGTTAAAAAAGCTGATGAGGATAAGCGCAAAGGCGTCAAGCAGCGGGGGGAAAAACAAGGAAGAGCATGTGAGGAGTTACTTGGAATTATCGAGGGGTTTGAGTGAAAAGATAGGAGCGAGTCTGTTAGCCATCTACGAAAAGGTGCTAACGACGAACCAGGTAGACAAGCATGCAGGGAAAATAGGGACACTGGAGTATTTTCACGGGATGTTGAATAAACAGATAGACCTGGTGGAGAGAAGGGTGATCCGGGATGAGGTAATACCGGCGGCAGAAAAGGTTCATTCGTTGTTTGAGCCGCATACGGAGTGGCTGTACAAAGGCAAGTCAAACAAAAGGGTAGAGTTGGGACATAATATTCTGGTAGCAAGCGATCAGTGGGGTTTCATCGTGGACCATGTGGTAGGAGAAAAACAGGCGGATGTATCGTTGGTAATTCCATTGGCAGATAGGTTGTTGAGCCGTTACGGAGAAGGCACAATAAAGAGTATAAGTTTTGATAAAGGTTTTTACAAGAAAGAGAATAAAGAGTTGCTGAGTTTGTATATACCAGAGGTAATCCTTCCCAAGAAGGGCAAGAAGAATAAGGCGGAACAGGAAGAGGAATCGGGTAAGACATTTAAGAAGCTAAGGCACAAGCACTCGGCGGTAGAATCGGATATCAATCGTTTGGAGCATCACGGCTTGGATAGGTGTCCGGACAAAGGGCTGCATGCCTTTAAAAGATATTGTGCAATGGGCGTGTTAGCTGCGAATTTGCACAAGCTGGGAAACGTGCTGC from Candidatus Brocadia sp. includes these protein-coding regions:
- the gap gene encoding type I glyceraldehyde-3-phosphate dehydrogenase, with translation MAIKVGINGFGRIGRNVFRAIAQRGGIDVLAINDLADAKSLALLLKYDSVHGKFNGSVEAKEKSLLVNGKEVALLMEKDPTKLPWKALGVDIAIESTGIFTSRAECAKHLDAGAKKVILSAPAKDKIDATIVIGVNNKDLKPEHKIVSNASCTTNCLAPLAKVMNDNFGIEKGLMTTIHAYTNDQRISDLIHKDLRRARAAAVNIIPTTTGAAKAIGEVIPALKGKLDGLAMRVPVVNGSVTDLVAIVSKDITVEAVNAAMKKAAEGELKGILEYCTDPIVSSDIIGNTHSSIFDAALTYIIDKRMVKVVAWYDNEWGFSNRMVDLIELVARQ
- the murJ gene encoding murein biosynthesis integral membrane protein MurJ translates to MSESKNLFRSVRIISVCTLLSRILGLARDMICAGIFGTSMVWDAFTVAFKIPNLFRRLFGEGALSAAFIPIFTEQIEKRGREEAFVFFNVVATALVVILGSIVLLGEGSFFVIPRLFQMEEKWQLILKLLIIMFPYVFFICLVAFMGAVLNTLRHFFLPAFAPVVMNVCWIIGAVVAPYTGKTLGVMIYAVAISTFLSGLVQVVIHFPALRKQGLSYRFLPRFSHPGLKLVLIRMAPIVFGLGIVQINVLLDSVIAVGFSSSQGGPDTFTFAGLTVPFPMKAGAASVLYYSDRLIQFPLGVFGIAMATAVFPLFSTHAVREDWGNFSMAFNKALKFILFIGIPASLGIIVLREPIIDLLYRRNQFDAESAYRTSRVILFYAIGIWAYCGLHVLIRAFYSVKDTVTPVRVGAACVGLNLVLNLSLIWVLQEGGLALSTAISSMTQIVVLSIILQKRLRIKIGNEVFVSFQKIVVASLAMAGAGWFALRMFPEVNGGGSLCFKGLRLFIPMLSALAAFAATSFLLKLEEFGYLVRLSLRKV
- a CDS encoding ISNCY family transposase, with product MRKRFEQQLKLGIIPISGVKLPIKSRDELPPILRALQHIYVTPELNEEVFRILEAKVTKGKKKTGRYGMDLWHILVLSVVRLGLDADYDRLEDFANHHKLIRQIMGVETAFGEAKVFSMQSIKDNIRLLDEETLRQINEVVISSGHQLVKKKDEGLCIKVDTYVLETNVHFPADMNLLWDAGRKSLDMIEDAIEEGILAGKGWRKSKYWRRELKKLMRISAKASSSGGKNKEEHVRSYLELSRGLSEKIGASLLAIYEKVLTTNQVDKHAGKIGTLEYFHGMLNKQIDLVERRVIRDEVIPAAEKVHSLFEPHTEWLYKGKSNKRVELGHNILVASDQWGFIVDHVVGEKQADVSLVIPLADRLLSRYGEGTIKSISFDKGFYKKENKELLSLYIPEVILPKKGKKNKAEQEEESGKTFKKLRHKHSAVESDINRLEHHGLDRCPDKGLHAFKRYCAMGVLAANLHKLGNVLQEKARKQCEKLRKAA
- a CDS encoding IS1634 family transposase codes for the protein MFLREKTRTKDGKTHRYWSVVENRRVSGRRVVQRQVLYLGELNDNQRAGWVRTIEAVSGKEPRPRQLALFPDDREAMPIPDGETVRVRLDKIELRHPREWGASWLGLYVWNMLELDTFWRMRLPSSRKGTSWLNILKALVCYRLTDPGSEFRFHREWYVRSATGDLLGEDYSLAQKDKAYRCLDLLLEHRDELFAYLKEKWGKLFGAKYDVLLYDLTSTYFESDPPPAVSGSKKRFGYSRDNRSDCVQVVVALVLTPEGFPVAYEVYPGNTRDTATLEEFLDRIEKQYGKFRRTWLMDRGIPTEEMLEKMRERGIDYLVGTPKGHLTRVEKPLLEQTWMQARESVRVKVLRQESEFYVYVESHDRVSKERAMRRRRLRRLWMGLRELRNRKALTRDDLLMHIGALKKEAGRDYRLVTISIPKPQEPVNENTFRFSLDRERLRQAYRREGRYLLRSNMQATAPETVWENYLLLTRIEQAFKDLKGSLSVRPLWHQLERRIEAHIFVSFLAFCLHTTLRNLARGRAGGLTSEAILEKLSGIQMIDVHLPTTDGRHIVMSRYTQPEKDVLLLLAQLGLTLPEQPPPKVYVSGQVGL
- a CDS encoding phosphoglycerate kinase; protein product: MYKLFIKDIDVRRKRVMVRTDYNVPLDDEGNITDDTRIRATLPTINYLLDEEAKVIIASHLGRPEGKAIPKYSLKPVARRLQRFLSEKVKVTLAGDCIGPAVKKQIDEMRCGDVMVLENLRFHPGEEKNDPTFAKELASLCEVFIQDAFGNCHRKHASMIGVDDHVPSAAGFLLKKEMDYFEKAVNNPMRPVVALLGGAKVSDKIKIVENLSKKMDKVLIGGAMAFTFLKAQGFCVGKSLVEDSMLDVVKNLMDISRKNGTKLYLPVDFVVAETFDGQAETKVVPYQEIPDKWIALDIGPATTKLFIEALQDAKTIVWNGPMGAFELDAFSRGTYAMVDAVTSSHASTIVGGGDTDMAFHKSGKTHEVSFISTGGGAFLKLLEGGELPGIASLSDRRKSPRDGQSVPS